A window from Topomyia yanbarensis strain Yona2022 unplaced genomic scaffold, ASM3024719v1 HiC_scaffold_4, whole genome shotgun sequence encodes these proteins:
- the LOC131695499 gene encoding calmodulin-like produces MARYFKEQDIDEFRECFYLFARSGHITTLDELTVIMRSLGLSPTIQELTAYLKKKNGRMSFADFLEVMYQHSRVENLPDEVIEAFRAGDKSGRGTIPARQLRHLLQNWGEGLSFREVDNIFREANVSSNGHVRYADFVRIACAPVPDYY; encoded by the exons ATG GCCCGCTACTTCAAAGAACAAGACATCGATG AATTCCGTGAGTGTTTCTATCTGTTCGCTCGAAGTGGTCACATCACTACGCTGGATGAGTTGACGGTAATCATGCGGTCGCTCGGATTGTCCCCAACGATCCAGGAGCTGACAGCGTACTTAAAGAAAAAGAATGGCCGCATGAGTTTCGCCGACTTTCTGGAGGTGATGTATCAGCATTCGCGCGTTGAAAATCTTCCGGATGAGGTAATAGAAGCGTTCCGAGCTGGTGATAAAAGCGGCCGGGGTACAATTCCGGCTCGGCAGCTGCGCCATCTACTGCAGAACTGGGGCGAAGGGTTGTCCTTTCGAGAG GTGGATAACATCTTCAGGGAGGCCAATGTTTCCAGCAATGGACACGTACGATATGCCGATTTTGTACGCATCGCCTGTGCCCCCGTACCGGATTACTACTAG